From one Luteipulveratus mongoliensis genomic stretch:
- the deoC gene encoding deoxyribose-phosphate aldolase: protein MSASTATSRARDLLGVSSLTNASLTTWLHGLPGVDQVGCDGRAAALSTRSIKTTAKAWAIDTAIGMIDLTTLEGSDTEGKVRSLCAKAATPDPLDPTTPHVAAVCVYNDMVEIAKDALKGTSIHVAAVATAFPSGRASMPVKLADTKDAVKAGADEIDMVIDRGAFLSGQYRTVFDQIVAIKEACGEAHLKVILETGELVTYDNVRRASWLAMLAGADFIKTSTGKIQPAATLPVTLIMLEAVRDWREQTGEMVGVKPAGGIRTSKDAIKYLVTVNEIAGEDWLTPEWFRFGASSLLNDLQLQRQKLSTGAYSGPDYVTID from the coding sequence GTGAGCGCATCCACTGCAACGTCGCGGGCGCGGGACCTGCTCGGGGTGTCATCCCTGACCAACGCGTCCCTGACCACCTGGCTGCACGGTCTGCCCGGTGTCGACCAGGTGGGCTGCGACGGCCGGGCGGCAGCCCTGAGCACCCGATCCATCAAAACGACCGCCAAGGCCTGGGCGATCGACACCGCCATCGGCATGATCGACCTGACGACCCTCGAAGGTTCGGACACCGAGGGCAAGGTCCGCTCGCTGTGCGCCAAGGCCGCCACCCCTGACCCACTCGACCCGACCACACCGCACGTTGCGGCGGTCTGCGTCTACAACGACATGGTCGAGATCGCCAAGGACGCCCTCAAGGGCACCAGCATTCACGTCGCCGCCGTCGCGACGGCGTTCCCGTCCGGCCGCGCGAGCATGCCGGTCAAGCTCGCCGACACCAAGGACGCCGTCAAGGCCGGTGCCGACGAGATCGACATGGTGATCGACCGAGGCGCCTTCCTGTCGGGTCAGTACCGCACGGTCTTCGACCAGATCGTCGCCATCAAGGAAGCCTGCGGCGAAGCGCATCTCAAGGTCATCCTCGAGACCGGCGAGCTGGTCACCTACGACAACGTCCGCCGCGCGTCCTGGTTGGCGATGCTCGCGGGCGCCGACTTCATCAAGACCTCGACCGGCAAGATCCAGCCCGCGGCCACGCTGCCGGTCACGCTGATCATGCTCGAGGCCGTACGCGACTGGCGTGAGCAGACCGGCGAGATGGTGGGCGTCAAGCCCGCCGGTGGCATCCGGACGAGCAAGGACGCGATCAAGTACCTCGTGACGGTCAACGAGATCGCCGGCGAGGACTGGCTGACGCCCGAGTGGTTCCGCTTCGGTGCCTCCAGCCTGCTCAACGACCTGCAGCTGCAGCGCCAAAAGCTGAGCACCGGCGCCTACTCCGGCCCCGACTACGTGACGATCGACTGA